The genome window TCTTTCGTTTCGACTTCACTGGGGGAAAGAATTGTGGCGATGCACATGACTTGGCAGGGTTCTCCATTTCTCTGGGGAAATAAAGAAACTTCGACTGTTTTATTTTCTAAAGCAACGTTATGTTTTGAAATTTACAGCGAATTGGGTTACAAAAGTTCGTGTGAGGGATAGTTGTAAAAATTATGGAAATATAATCAAAGTACGTGAGGATTTGCGTTCCAGAATgatttataaatgaaaataatgtttttaaTAACCGCTTGAgatattatatatacatctaatCATCATCGGGTCGTAacttaaggggtcgtactgtcgtacttgaGGGAATATTGTATTGATTGCTGGatctaaatgtttttttttttacctgtcgaATATTTGTGACTCGGACTTATGCCTGCATGATTATACAGGggcatcatatgtgtgtgtgtgtgtgtgtgtgtgtgtgtgtgctctgttaATACGaaagcattttgtgtgtgtgtgtgtgtgtgtgtgttaatggaagagcgtttatgtattttttctgtgtgtattcatgcgcgcgcgcgctcactgAATCTGTATCCTTGCCTTTGCATACGACCTTTGACTTTAGATATGTCCCAGTTGATAAATGTGTTCATAAGGGCCGTACTCTGTTAATGTTCTGACCTTACAACATGAACTTTCCGTAAGCGTTATTAATCTATAGAAGCCGATCGATAAAGTGAATCACGTCTTTGTTTGTGCGCCACAGAGTCTGGAGGGATTCCAACCCTCTAGCTGGGAACAGTGCTCTTTCCAGCATGACCTATGATGACCttcagcttgacctctgaccttgtttTTCCCCTCTCCTCAGGCAGCAGCTCGGATGACCGGAAGTTGAAGATTGAGCCCCATGGGTGCTATGGGCCAGAGGACCAGCCTGGCGTGTGTATGTTCAACTTCGAGTGTTACCAGAAGGTCGGGCAAGTCGTGGGCGCATGTATCGACGGGTTCCTCTTCGGCGCCTGCTGCAGCCTGCCGGCGGGGGTGACggtggatgaggatgaggaggaggaggaggaggaggaggtgcctgaaggaggaggaggagcgacggaGGAGGGAGTGCCAGAGAAAGGAGagccagaggaagaggaagagaatgccATGCAACATGTGGAcaagggagaggatgaacagcaccAGGGTTTAGGAAGTAGTCAGGGGCTGAATGAGGTAGGTCAGCAGCAccatcaggagggaggaggccagcCACAGGATGGACGCTATCCGCAAAAGGTGGACGGTGACAAGCAGCCAGTGGAAGACGACCAGCAGGTGTTGGAAAATGACGAGCTacctgaaggtggtggtggacaTGGTAGTCCCCAGGTGACGTGGACGACGGCTGCCGACGGAGGCGCCCCCACCACACCCAGCGTCGCCCCTGAGGTAGAGGAGTCCATCGGCGACGACGAAGAAGGTTCTACGGACGGAGCCACGCCAGACGTCCCTCCGAGCGCAGCAACAGAGGTCAGTCCTGTTGAAGAACCCATAGCAGAGGAGGGCCCTACTGACGAAGTCACAGCAGGGGAAAATCCCATTGACGATGCCGCAGCAGGAGTCCCTCTGACCACTGTAGGAGAGGAAGGTCCTACTGACGAAGACACAGCAGGAGACTCCCTCAGCGCGCCAGCTACGGGCGACCGAGAGACAGACGGCCCAACCACGCAGGCGACGGAAGACCCAGCGCACACCATTGTCCCGGGCGTCGCTGTCATTAATGTGGAGAGGCTGACAGATTCAGCTGATGAAGAAGGCGAAGAGGGAGGTGCTGACAACATCAGTGACCCTGCCCAGGACGAACTTGCCCTAGTTCTGTCTCCTGATGGAAGCACGACGGAGCCAGACGTTCGAGACAACGAAATATCTGTAACAAGCGCACCAGAAACGCAGGGCGCAACGCTGACGAAGACTGAGGAATACGGCCATACAGACCCCACGTTGCTGACCACTTCTGAGGGAGGCAGTGGCGAGACGACGGACACTGCTGGCGATATCGGGGCCTCCACGGACCAGCCCACCAAGGTCATGGCTGTGAGGGATCAGATGGAGTCAACCATGTCAGTTTTTGAGgtgtcctccaccaccattcatcCCATCGACGTGGCTGCCACAGAGTCCAACTCGAAGTACCAGAGCGAGACGGAGACCGGGATACCCGAGTCCCTGGCCGACGCCggcatcatcaccttcaccatggTCCAGGGCGACGACTCGACCAGCAGCGAACCCTACTTCGATGTCGACGAAGATACGGAGAGCGTCCCTCTGATGACGTTGCCTGACGACCTGGAGGCCTTCGTCACGCACCTGGTGACGACCCTCGATGTGACTGACCCGGTCCGGGACGACGTGGACGACTACCCCGGCGGGAGCGTCCACCCAGACGCACCCCAGGTGGCTGACGAGATGTACTTCGAGACCAGGCCTACGTCACACAGGCCATACGCTCCCCCTACCACCGACCCCTCGACCACAACGGAAGCACTGCTCTTCTGGAGCGTCAAGCCCTCCACCTCGATATTTGGACGCCCGAACTCGCCCCATTACAGGCCGACGCCCTCGCCGATAGACATCACCGTCGAGACTAACTTCAACTTCTCGGTCGTCACCaccgaggaggagaaggacgaggaggaggacctcgTCACCACTACTACCTCCCCACCCTCGACTTTTGCCCCCAGACCTGCCATGTTCCGTCCGCGGCCAGACGTGGCGGACACGATGGCCTCAGCGACCACAGAGGGCACGTCTGTGACCTCCAGGGTCGCGTCTGACGCGCCAAACGTCACCGCTACGTTCACGACGGAAGCGACGACTCTTCCCGGCGAACTGATGGCAACGATCCCTCGGACGACGACAGAGCCGATGCTCATCTGGACGCTCTCCCCGCAGCCCTCCATACTGGACGCCAAGCCCTCCATGTCCACGGGAATTCCTCAAGTGAGTTCGAGTACCCCGAAGCCCGGCCGGGACCCCCAGTCCACCACAGCTTCTCCTGACGATGGCGtgggcgagggagaggaggactcCCTCCTCTTCTGGACCATCGCTCCTCGACCGCCCATCATGGACATACGACCCCAGACGGAGGCTGCGACGCAGCCCCTCACGCAGACGACCGAGACGACTCCAGAAACGCCAACGACTCCCAATCTCACGGACCCCCTGGCCTTCTGGACGACGACGACCCGGGTCAGTAAACCACCGACGACCACCGCGAGCGACGCAGAGGAACCGTTGTTGAtctggacgacgacgacgaagcgACCGAGGCCCTCCCTCCCGGGGGGGTCGTCCCCCCCAGACCAGCAGCCCACGGCGCTGCTGTCGTCGCCGTACTTCGAGGCCACCATGTACGTCACCTCGACGACCGCCAAAGACGAGGAGATGTACGTGCAGTCGCCCATCCTGCCGGGCGAGCTTCTGCAGCACATCACAGGTGACCTCCTCTCGCACGGCCGACTcaacgccaccacctccaccaccacagaccacccgTCTCCTCCCTGGGCCTCCTCAACGTACCCTATACAGACCCTCGGCCACCACGAACCCGCAGACAACACCATCTCCTCCGGCaaacccagacccgccaccaccCAGACCCAAAGcacgaccccctccaccaccacaacaacgtcTCGTAGGACGACACCCAAGCCTACTACAACcactacgacgacgacgacgacgaccactgCTACTACAAGAAGACCGAAACCTCCGAGGAAGACGACCACCACGACGCCCAAACCGACGACGGAGGAACCCATCTCGCCCATCGACCAGTTCATCGTGGACTTCATCAACTCCTCCCCACCAGAGGACGAGTCGACCACAGCCACCCAGGCTCCCCCACCCATCGACCTCGACCTCCTGGCTCAGGTGAGACGTCTGGGCTAatagtacgacacacacacacacacacacacacacacacacacacacacacacacagaaaacgaaagacctttacacacacacacacacacacacacacacgcacgcacagaaaACGAaagacctttacacacacacacacacacacacacgcacgcacagaaaACGAaagacctttacacacacacacacacacacacacgcacgcacagaaaACGAaagacctttacacacacacacacacacacacgcagaaaacgagagacctttacacacacacacacacacacacacacacacacacacacagaaaacgagagacctttacacacacacacacacacacacacacacacacagaaaacgagagacctttacacacacacacacacacacacacgcagaaaacgaaagacctttacacacacacacacacacacacacacacagaaaacgaaagacctttacacacacacacacaaatacacacacacagaaaacgagagacctttacacacacacacacacacacacacagaaaacgaaagacctttacacacacacacacacacacacacagaaaacgaaagacctttacacacacacacacacacacacacacacacacacacacagagcgggtaGAGAACTCCCTGCGCTTACAGTCCAAACAGGTAGTGGATACGAGACAGACAGATGTACGAGCAGGAATATAAGATAACCATAacatgaggagagacagagagtctAGGAATTACTTACAATTACTAGAATTACAATTAAGCAAAGTACCACAGCTGGATAGCATCCAAACCGTGAGTTAGCTTAGCTTTATACATAATTCCTCCGGCCACAAAGTAACatatcattaaacaaattaatTTCGAAAAATTTATGGGTTTTAGATTTTTAAATTTCGTTCATAGAAATAAAAAATCTCGGAGGAAAGTGAACGAATCTTGCTAAAGAGGTTAAAAGTTTATTTTAAGTTTCTCTCAGGAAATGTACACACTGCTTTTCACTTTATACTGTACTTCAGTTTGTGATCTTGTAAATATTCTTCCATTCCCTTCCAGTTCTCCTTATTCTTTCGAATTTGTTCTACAAAGCAAATGCATTGATGTCTGACCCATTCCAGTTTGTAAATAAGTTATTTAAATGAAGTAGCTCTCGAGGGCAGCTTATTTGGACGGTAATTTACACAAAATTCATTTACTGGAACTTAGTGTCGATTTACAGTCGAGAATTTTAGGATTTCCTTTAAGAAAACtgtaattttttttagttttcttgaACGGAACTGAATGTTAAGGTTTAATATAGAACGCTAAGTCATCACTGATTACAGCATGCAGATGAACCAGTTCAGACATATTAGGAAAATGTTTAGAATGATGCTTGAAATTGCTTAATAAAGTcggattttattttttcttttaagtgaaCTTCGGGTCATAAATTTTTCCTTGGATAAAGTTGAACAAAATTGGTCATTTCTTTGATAAGGTCCACGTATATAGTGTGTGAATGTATGGCTGTATGATAATTGTGGTTATTGATAATGAAACTATGGCTGTATGATAATTGTGGttattgataatgacaatatgACTGTATGATAATTCTAGTCATTGATAATGACATTATGACCCCCTGACGGACCTCTAAAACTTGAAATAACCAAAGAACCTAAATTTATTTTAAAGGTTCAGTTTAGTCATTAAGTCCACCAGACTTAGCTGGAgcgccccccccctttttaaacttATACTTCGTGACTGATGACTTATATacgatatattttttctctctcgtgtgtgtgtgtgtgtcctcctcatCTTCAGCTCTTCAACTTGACTAACTTCGTACCTGGGGAGGAggttctcttccccctcccccccgcgccgACGTCAGCTGCAACGCCCAGACCCAACCCGACCACCTCATCTACCAGACCGACCCCCACGACGACCAGACCCAAACCCACCGTCAGTCGCGTCAACAACCTACCAGTGTTCACGCCcgaaccactcactaccaccacctccaccactactaccactaccaccactactactactactactactactacgactactaccacaactaccacaccaacgaccaccacacctgcctgggACTACCGAACGTGTGAGTAGATATATACGGTAATATGTACGTCCCTCCCAAAAAAAATACGTAGATCCCTTAGTGTTATTATGTTTCCATAATTGAATATGTCTGTATTCTTGACTGAAATCAACAATTATGACATTTAATTACTCAAACGACCTTAGTTAAGATTAATAATAGTCTTACTGTAGTTATATACTTAATgtttgatcctttgatgaatatTGAACGTTCATTTGATCCTCAAATATATGTAATATTCACTTGATCTCAAATTATATTTGATATTCACTTGACTTCAAAATTTATTTGATATTCCCTTTATCCCAAAATATATTTGATATTCTCTTGATCCCAAAATATATTTGATATTCTCTTGATCCCAAAATATATTTGATATTCTCTTGATCACAAAATATATTTGATATTCCCTTGATCCCAAAGTATATAGATTTTTACTTCAACTCAGAGTTTCCGATTTACTTGAAATGTATTTACGATGTATAtaagtctctccctctctccctccctccctacctacctccataCACCTTATCTAATCAtcgtcccttgtgtgtgtgtgtgtgtgtgtgtgtgtgttgcagcttgTGGCGTGAGGCCCCTGGCCAGGGAAGGCAGGATTGTTAACGGGGAGCGAGCCGACTTCGCAGAGTGGCCGTGGCAGGCCCTGATCAAGGAGTCTACCTGGTTGGGTATCTTCACCAAAAACAAGTGTGGTGGCGTGTTGCTCAATAGTCGCTACGTCCTCACAGCTGCACACTGCCAGCCTGGGTAATTATCCATCATTAATCCTCATGATCCAACACGACGTCCATGTTAGACTTCCCTCCGTACTTCCGTCATtattatgataaatgatttatcgaATACACGACGGGAATGTGGATGGAGGTCGTGAAATTGGTTTGTTATTTATTTTGTGGTAATTTTTGTGGTGATGTATTTTTTCCTAGAAGAAAGTTATTGTTATGATTGTTGTAGTTTGATTATAACAAGTGAGTTTGTGATGTCAGAGTCAGGGTTAAAAGTTCAACACCTGACTTACATATCTGATAATGTTTGATTAACTTTAACAAGTGGGGATAATGGGTTTATTAACGTCAGTAACTGGTATGGGACAAGTGAAGACTCCATTTATGAAGATGAACAAGTCACTAAACACCTACCTGGAACTTCCTTATGGAAAACGGGACGCTGGTTCGCTTATGTAATCAACAATGATCCATTTTCCAtcacttatcattttttttttcttagttttgcaTGACAGTCATCCAACGGTTTCGTCAGGAGCAAacaatcccaatcaccagttacATGAACCAGTATCAGCCAATCCCCGCCTCACACACGCATCATACGACCCGTCTCCCCGACAGGTTCTTGGCCTCCCTAATAGTCGTCCTCGGGGAG of Panulirus ornatus isolate Po-2019 chromosome 73, ASM3632096v1, whole genome shotgun sequence contains these proteins:
- the LOC139748178 gene encoding uncharacterized protein, translated to MLAPTYAAQRWPPQQAEVMAGWVLTLMMQVLVMQAPPASLASPIALPSLHHPHYSGSSSDDRKLKIEPHGCYGPEDQPGVCMFNFECYQKVGQVVGACIDGFLFGACCSLPAGVTVDEDEEEEEEEEVPEGGGGATEEGVPEKGEPEEEEENAMQHVDKGEDEQHQGLGSSQGLNEVGQQHHQEGGGQPQDGRYPQKVDGDKQPVEDDQQVLENDELPEGGGGHGSPQVTWTTAADGGAPTTPSVAPEVEESIGDDEEGSTDGATPDVPPSAATEVSPVEEPIAEEGPTDEVTAGENPIDDAAAGVPLTTVGEEGPTDEDTAGDSLSAPATGDRETDGPTTQATEDPAHTIVPGVAVINVERLTDSADEEGEEGGADNISDPAQDELALVLSPDGSTTEPDVRDNEISVTSAPETQGATLTKTEEYGHTDPTLLTTSEGGSGETTDTAGDIGASTDQPTKVMAVRDQMESTMSVFEVSSTTIHPIDVAATESNSKYQSETETGIPESLADAGIITFTMVQGDDSTSSEPYFDVDEDTESVPLMTLPDDLEAFVTHLVTTLDVTDPVRDDVDDYPGGSVHPDAPQVADEMYFETRPTSHRPYAPPTTDPSTTTEALLFWSVKPSTSIFGRPNSPHYRPTPSPIDITVETNFNFSVVTTEEEKDEEEDLVTTTTSPPSTFAPRPAMFRPRPDVADTMASATTEGTSVTSRVASDAPNVTATFTTEATTLPGELMATIPRTTTEPMLIWTLSPQPSILDAKPSMSTGIPQVSSSTPKPGRDPQSTTASPDDGVGEGEEDSLLFWTIAPRPPIMDIRPQTEAATQPLTQTTETTPETPTTPNLTDPLAFWTTTTRVSKPPTTTASDAEEPLLIWTTTTKRPRPSLPGGSSPPDQQPTALLSSPYFEATMYVTSTTAKDEEMYVQSPILPGELLQHITGDLLSHGRLNATTSTTTDHPSPPWASSTYPIQTLGHHEPADNTISSGKPRPATTQTQSTTPSTTTTTSRRTTPKPTTTTTTTTTTTTATTRRPKPPRKTTTTTPKPTTEEPISPIDQFIVDFINSSPPEDESTTATQAPPPIDLDLLAQLFNLTNFVPGEEVLFPLPPAPTSAATPRPNPTTSSTRPTPTTTRPKPTVSRVNNLPVFTPEPLTTTTSTTTTTTTTTTTTTTTTTTTTTTTPTTTTPAWDYRTSCGVRPLAREGRIVNGERADFAEWPWQALIKESTWLGIFTKNKCGGVLLNSRYVLTAAHCQPGFLASLIVVLGEYDLSDDYEPKKVVQRNVKRVVVHRGYVAKTFDNDLALLEMERPVTFDEHIVPICMPEGHELFLGKKGVVTGWGRLSYGGPVPTQLNEVEVPIIKNEECQQWFNEAGHVKTIKPEFFCAGYKQGKKDSCEGDSGGPLSVQGEDGRWLLAGTVSHGIKCAYPNLPGVYMRMTYYKPWIESIIN